In Embleya scabrispora, the DNA window GGCCGATCAGCGCGACGCGGGAGAGCGTGCTCGGGTCGAGCGGGAGGGTGCCGTCGTTGGCCAGCAGCACCATGGCCCGGGCGGCGATCTCGCGCAGCGTGGCGATCGCGTCGTCGGGGGTGGTGGTCGCGGCCGGAGCGCGGTCGCCGAGCACACCGACGCGGGCGGCCAGGCGCAGGACCCGGACCACCCGCTCGTCGATCAGCGACTCCGCGACCCGGCCCTCGCGCACGGCGGCGAGCAGTGGTTCGCCCCACACCTCGGACGGGCCCGGCATCGCGACGTCGGTGCCGCCCGCGGCCGCGGCCTCGGTGGAGCGGACCGCCATCCAGTCGGAGATCACCACGCCGTCGAAGCCCCACTCGTCCTTGAGGACGTCGTTCACCAGGCGCGAGTTCTCGGTCATCGTCTCGCCGTTGACCCGGTTGTACGCGCTCATCACCAGCCACACCCGGCCGGTGCGCACGGCCTCCTCGAACGGCAGCAGGTAGACCTCGCGCAGCGAGCGCTCGTCGATCCGCGAGTCGTAGGACATGCGGTCGTCCTCCGTCTCGTTGCCGACGAAGTGCTTGATCGTGGCACCGACCCCGGCGGACTGCACCCCCTCGATGAAGGCGGTCGCGATCCGCGCGGTGAGCAGCGGGTCCTCGGAGTAGCACTCGAAGTGCCGGCCGCCGAGCGGGCTGCGGTGCAGGTTCACCGTCGGCGCGAGCAGGACGTGGATGTCCTTGTCGCGGGTCTGCGCGCCCATCACGAAACCGGCCCGGCGGGTGACCTCCGGGTCCCACGCGGCGGCAAGCGCGGTGGGGCTGGGGAACAGCAGCGAGGTGTCCCGCTCGTCCCAGGTGACGCCGCGGACGCCGACCGGGCCGTCGGAGACGCGCAGCTTGCGCAGGCCGATGCGCGGAATCTCGGGCAGGGACCAGAAGTCCTCGCCGACGATCAGGGACAACTTCTCCTCGAGGGTGAGGCGGGTCACCAGCTCGCGCAGCTCGCCGTCCGTGGCTTCGGTGGGGGTGGGGTCGGACATCGTCGTCTGCCTTCCGCTCGCGTTCCCGATCGATCCGGATTCCGCCGGACGAGTCGGTGGGGGACCTCCTCGTACCGTAATCGGAAAACTTTATAGTCGGTAGTTTTGTTATCTCTGCGTGACCTGCTCTTCGACGGGCCTTCGCCGGGACACGGCAGGATGGGGCCATGGACGTACGACCCGACGATCTCTCCGACTCCCCGCCGACCCGGTCCGGGCGGGCCAGACCGCGCGGACGGGGGTACGCGTCGGGGGACGCGCGGCGTACGCGCATCCTCAACATCGCGCTTCAGGAATTCGCCGAGAACGGCTACCGGGGAACCTCGCTCGCGCGCATCGCCGAGCGCGCCGAACTCACCCAGGCGGGGCTGCTGCACCACTTCCGCAGCAAGCAGGAACTGCTCGTCGCGGTGCTCGACCTGCGCGACCGGATGGACATGGCGCACCTGGACCTGGCGGAACTTCCGCTCGGCGGCGCGGCGGTCCTGGCCAAGTTCACCGAACTCGCCGGGCACAACCAGGCCATCCCCGGCCTGGTCCAGCTCTTCACCGTGCTCACCGGCGAGGCGGTCACCACCGACCACCCCGCGCACGGGTGGGCCCGGGACCGCTACGCGCGCCTTCGGGCGAGCGTCACCGCGTCCCTGGAGGCCGGTGTGGCGTCGGGCGAACTGCGCGCGGACGTGGACCCGGCCGCGGTCGCCGCGCAGATCTTCGCGATGATGGACGGGCTCCAGCTGCAATGGCTGCTGGACCCCGAACACGTGGACATGGCGGCGCTGTTCGGCGACTACGCCGAGCACCTGCTGCGCCGCATCCGGGCCTGACCCCGGACCGCTCCTACGCCTTGTCCGGCGCGCCCTCGCCCGCGGTCAGCTCGCGCAGCACCGCGCCCAGGTCCCAGTTGGACAACCCCGCCAGCGCCTCGCGGAAGACGGTGAGCCCGAACAGGTCGCCCCGGGCGGTCATCCGGCCGGCGGCCAGCGCCTCACGCGGTGCGTGCCGGTCGTTGAGCAGGATCACCCGGCGGGCGGTGTCGTAGTCCATGTGCACGATCAGGTCCGGCCCCGGCAGCAGGCCCGGGCGGACCAGGACGCGGCCCTGGAAGACGTCCAGATGCAGCTCGGCCGGGTCCTCGCGGTCCGGGACGTCGCTGACCACGATGTCCACGATCGCCGGATGCGGCGTGCGCTTCTCCGGATCCGGGGTGATCAACCGGCTCAGCCGGGACACCGCCGCGATCCACGCGTCGGACATGAACGCGTGCCGATCCAGGGCCGGCTCCGCGGCGTCGTCGGCCGGCACCGGCTCGGTCCGGGTGCGCTCGGGCTCCTCGCGCAGCACCTTCCCCAGCTCCTCGCCGAGCCGGCGGGCGGCCGTACGGCGCATCGCCCGGGCCAGTTCGGCCTCCACCGCGCGCAGCGCCAGCGGACGCATCCGACGGATCATCTCCGCCGTCTCGTCCGCGTCGCCGTCGGCGGGCAGCAGGTGCGTTTCCATCAACCGCCCGAAGCCCTCGGCCACGTGCTCCATCGCGGCGCGCAACATCCGCAACTGCTCGGTGACCGCGCCCACCGGGACGCCGGCCGCGTGCAGCTCGGCGCCGACCGCCAGCTCGCGCGGACTGGGCACCCGGAACACGGTCAGCGAGTCGTCCTCGGGTTCGAGCAGGCCCAGGCGCACCGCCCCGGCGAGCGCGACCGGATCGGACAGTCCGCCGAACATCGCGATCAACTCGGCGCGGGTCATCCGCTCCGGGGTCTCCTCGCTCCACGGACCGCTCGCCTCGGCGACCAGGCCGAGCACGCCGCCGAGGCTGCGCCCGCCGTCCCAGGCGTCGAGCAGTTCCTTGATGCTGACCAGGCTGTAGCCGCGCTCCAGGAGTTGGCCGATCAGGCGCAGCCGGCCCAGATGGGCGTCCTCGTACAGCGACACCCGGCCCTGGCGCCTGGGCCGCGGCAACAGTCCGCGATCCTGGTATGCCCGTACGTTGCGTACGGTGGTGCCCCCCTCGCGGGCGAGGTCTTCGATCCGATAATCCGCCAACCTCGTGCCTCGCGATCCTCGTGCCCCGTGTCCGCGGCCAACGTAATGCAGATGCGTTCGAGGTTCGATCACGCGGTGATCGCAAATGGGCGCGGGAATGGTCCCGGAGCACGGGCCCGGGGATCCCGGTAAGGAAAAAAGCGCGGGTGCGGGGCTCAGGGAATGACCACGACCGGGCGTTTGGCGTGTTTGACCAGACGGCACGCGACCGATCCGAAGATCCGACTGGCCAGCCCGGTGGATCCGCCGACCACGATCGCGTCGGCGGTGAACTCGCGCGCGACGTCCTCGATCTCGTGGCAGATGTCACCCCCGCGCTCGACCAGGATCCACGGCACGTCGCTGAGGTGGTCCGCGCAGGCCAACTCCAGGCCCAAAGCCTCGGAACGACTGTCCGGCACGTCGATGAAGACCGGCGGTTCGCAGCCGGCCCACACGGTGGCCGGAATCCGGTTGGCCACGTGCACGATCACCAGCCCGCCGCCGAGTCTGCGCGCCATGCCCGACGCGTACGCGAGGGCTCGCTCGCTGGACTCGGACCCGTCGAAACCGACCACGACGGGATGCTGGAACGCGGGATCGCGCTGTTGGGGGGAATCGGGACGGAGCAACGGAGTGCCGTCCGGGAAGTCACTGAACTCGAAAGCAGCCATGGGAATCGGGCGTCTTTGCTGTGGAGGGGCGCCTCGGGGCTTTCTGTACCAGATTACTGCGCCGACCCGCACATTCGACAGGGTCGGCCGGGGTTCTCCCGGACAAAAAAGACTCTGGGCCGTGTACCGGTCTGGGCATGGTGCGGTCCGCCGAACCACGCGCGGGGATGGATCCCCCGGGCAAAGCCTCGGCGAGACACGCACATTAGCCGGACAAGGCCGTGAATGGGGAGACCCGGGCGGCCGTGTGGGTGATTGCGTTGCGGACGCGGCCGTCTAGGACCCGGTCGAAAGGGCGCCGCACGGGCCGCGGCGGGCCGGTTCGAGCCGGCCCCGGAGGCCCGTTCGGGGGTGCCGACCGACGCCGCAGGGGGAACGGGCGTTACCCCGGACCCCGCCCGAGCGTTGGTCAGGGCGACACCGTGCGTCCGGGCGACCGCGTCGTCACGGGCGGCGATCCGCTGGTCGGACGCCGACCCACCCGCACGCCCACCCGCGCCGCGGCGCCGACGTCGAACCTGTCCGACGGCCCGACACGCGCCGGGCCGTCGGCGGGTTCGACGCTTTCGCGGACCCGGCGACGTCGGTCCCGCGCGGGTTCACATCGTGAGCAGCACCCCGCCGTAGGCCGCGCCGGCGATCAGCACCCAGGAGGCGAAGCCGAGCAGCAGCGCGCGCCACCCCGTGCGAATCAGCCGGCCGAGCCGAACCATGGCGCCCAGTCCGAACAGCGCCGCGGCGAGCAGCAGATCCTGCGCGGTGCCGGCCGCCTCCAGTGCGTCGGCGGACAGCAGGCCGGTGCTGCGGACGGCGACCATGGCCAGGAAGCCGAGCACGAACAGCGGGATCAGCGGCGGCCGACGGGACCCGGCCCGCCCGTTGTCACCGGCCCGCGCGGCCCGACGGCGCAGCGTGTACGCGGTGCCCGCCACGATCGGCGCGAGCAGCAGCACCCGCATCAGCTTGACCACGACCGCGGTGTGCAGCGCGACCGGACCGGCCACCCCGCCCGCCGCCACCACCTGGCCGACGTCGTGCACGCTCGCGCCGACCCAGCCGCCGTAGGAGGTCGGGTC includes these proteins:
- a CDS encoding MerR family transcriptional regulator, with translation MADYRIEDLAREGGTTVRNVRAYQDRGLLPRPRRQGRVSLYEDAHLGRLRLIGQLLERGYSLVSIKELLDAWDGGRSLGGVLGLVAEASGPWSEETPERMTRAELIAMFGGLSDPVALAGAVRLGLLEPEDDSLTVFRVPSPRELAVGAELHAAGVPVGAVTEQLRMLRAAMEHVAEGFGRLMETHLLPADGDADETAEMIRRMRPLALRAVEAELARAMRRTAARRLGEELGKVLREEPERTRTEPVPADDAAEPALDRHAFMSDAWIAAVSRLSRLITPDPEKRTPHPAIVDIVVSDVPDREDPAELHLDVFQGRVLVRPGLLPGPDLIVHMDYDTARRVILLNDRHAPREALAAGRMTARGDLFGLTVFREALAGLSNWDLGAVLRELTAGEGAPDKA
- a CDS encoding universal stress protein produces the protein MAAFEFSDFPDGTPLLRPDSPQQRDPAFQHPVVVGFDGSESSERALAYASGMARRLGGGLVIVHVANRIPATVWAGCEPPVFIDVPDSRSEALGLELACADHLSDVPWILVERGGDICHEIEDVAREFTADAIVVGGSTGLASRIFGSVACRLVKHAKRPVVVIP
- a CDS encoding TetR/AcrR family transcriptional regulator, with translation MDVRPDDLSDSPPTRSGRARPRGRGYASGDARRTRILNIALQEFAENGYRGTSLARIAERAELTQAGLLHHFRSKQELLVAVLDLRDRMDMAHLDLAELPLGGAAVLAKFTELAGHNQAIPGLVQLFTVLTGEAVTTDHPAHGWARDRYARLRASVTASLEAGVASGELRADVDPAAVAAQIFAMMDGLQLQWLLDPEHVDMAALFGDYAEHLLRRIRA